The Montipora capricornis isolate CH-2021 chromosome 3, ASM3666992v2, whole genome shotgun sequence genome window below encodes:
- the LOC138041287 gene encoding RYamide receptor-like, translating to MAISATSLVYALILSAMIIFNIAGNSLVCSLMLKKRAFKTAINWLLFHLAIADLLVAVFFIPPCTLNHFIEQPSGVTGDLLCKFITGGSFGWAAASASSFCLVAIAFERYNATLRPLLTLRHGRSLWLVPALWMLAILLNIPPIVVTAYDVERQMCVENFTDYTTRRAYYLSWSFANSVLPICIMGYLYTQIISCLRKPGLVQCSSPMSASQSRNKVTKMLISVSVIFITCWTPPTVLCVLSPVIPGGYGTVYPVITASALLNSCLNPLVYTLHSQKFRKSLVSLMFCCDNKKSAQSKEPLDKNQSPKFCQSSVKQSHFQNLK from the coding sequence atggcAATATCTGCAACTTCTCTTGTGTATGCACTGATTCTCTCCGCCATGATAATTTTCAACATAGCAGGTAACTCCCTCGTTTGCTCTCTAATGTTAAAGAAGAGAGCTTTCAAAACCGCGATCAACTGGCTTCTTTTCCACCTGGCCATCGCTGATTTACTGGTCGCTGTCTTCTTCATTCCACCTTGTACTCTGAACCACTTTATCGAGCAACCGAGTGGAGTTACTGGAGACCTGCTGTGTAAATTCATTACCGGAGGTAGCTTTGGTTGGGCGGCGGCTTCAGCCTCGAGCTTTTGCCTGGTTGCGATAGCGTTTGAGCGTTATAATGCTACTTTACGCCCATTGCTAACGCTCCGTCATGGTCGGTCATTGTGGTTGGTGCCAGCTCTATGGATGTTGGCGATTCTGTTGAACATACCACCCATTGTTGTGACAGCTTATGACGTAGAACGTCAGATGTGCGTGGAGAACTTTACAGATTACACAACGCGTCGAGCCTATTACCTTAGTTGGTCGTTTGCCAATTCAGTACTACCGATATGCATTATGGGATACCTGTACACGCAGATCATTTCGTGTCTGCGCAAGCCTGGACTCGTGCAATGCTCTTCTCCAATGTCTGCGTCACAGTCCAGGAATAAGGTTACTAAGATGCTAATTTCTGTCTCTGTCATCTTCATCACGTGTTGGACCCCTCCCACAGTGCTTTGCGTGTTGAGTCCCGTGATTCCTGGAGGTTACGGCACAGTGTATCCTGTCATTACAGCAAGTGCGTTGTTGAATTCCTGTCTCAATCCACTGGTGTACACGCTTCACAGTCAAAAGTTTAGGAAGAGTCTCGTTTCATTGATGTTTTGCTGCGACAACAAGAAGTCAGCGCAAAGTAAagagcctttggataaaaatcaaagcccaaaattttgccagtcgagtgttaagcaatcacattttcaaaatctgaagtaa